A region of the Paenibacillus sp. J23TS9 genome:
TCTTGGTTTCACTATTCCTGTAGAAGTAAAGCTCGGGGAAGATTTCGTTGAAACCAAAGTATTAGCTGAAGGCCTGGTAGATGAGAAAGTCATTCCGAAGGAGGAGCCGGCGGCAGCTACGGTTGATAAGGATGGCAAAGAAGTCAAGAAACCGAAGGCTAAGAAAGATCCTATGGCTCGCCTGGCATCCATTCGGTTGTTCCCTTTCCTGGGTGCTCAAACTTCGAATGATGAAGATGGATTTCTGTACATCCCAGACGGTCCTGGTGCGTTAATTGATTTCAGGGAACGTCGTGCGGGCACACAGAACCTCTATACGGAACGTGTTTACGGTGACGATTGGGCATACAGTAACCGCAATACCCTCTCTGACCGTAATCCGATTACCATGCCGGTATTCGGCATTAAATCGAATAAGCAAGCAATTCTAGGAGTCATAACGGAAGGTGAAGAGTATGCAAATGTGGTAGCGGCACCTTCAGGGTCATTCAGTCAATTCAATTGGGTTGCACCGGAGTATCAATACCGGTTCAAGTTCTTCCAACCGACAGATACGAAGAAGCAGAACGGTTACTTGACGTATAGCAAGGAAATAACGAAGTCGGATCATGCGACCCGTTATTATATGATCGAGGAGATAAACGAGGAAATTAGCTATGTTACTTTAGCTGAACGCTATCGGGAATTGTTGATGAAGGAGTCCGGGATGAAACCCTTAGAAGATGAGCAAGCGAAGCTGCGGCTTCAGCTGCACTTACTCGGCGGCGACACGGAAGACGGTTTTTTGTGGGATTCCTATCTACCGTTAACAACGACGAAAGAGGCGGAAGATATTGTCCAAGAGTTGTCTGCACTTGGAGTAGATAAGATGGATATCACTTATCTCGGATGGCAAAACGATGGATACAGCAAGTTTGGCGGCGACTTCCCCGTTCCAAACAAACTTGGCGGTAATGAGGGGATGAAGAAATTTACGGATTTCGCTCATTCGAAGGGCTACACGGTTTATCTTGATGCCTCTTCCTATACGTATAACAGAGGCGGCAAAGACGGGTTTCGAAAGAATAGAGATGGTCTGCGTGACTTAGCTTCTTCGGTCGTTGAATTGATGAATTGGGATAGCAGACGGAAGACCTTTGTCAGTCCAAAATTTATGAAAGGTGTTATTGAAGGAGATCTCCAGGAAGCGAAATCGTTAGGCATCGATGGTTATCTTTACGGGC
Encoded here:
- a CDS encoding DUF5696 domain-containing protein produces the protein MRLLRSKKLLMAAAICVISASTLSSFILAKSTSTDKKQTTAQTTTQTEPKTAPQTNTTKAVTPAKSNGKLPDETQFQMIAENEKLLLKADKASGHFTVTSKTTGEVWRSFPNPKDWQDKLNTDAWKMHLASPFMFRYVEFNLRKDLLKETNFYAQKGGISQFEVTDQGFKVIYDMPDLGFTIPVEVKLGEDFVETKVLAEGLVDEKVIPKEEPAAATVDKDGKEVKKPKAKKDPMARLASIRLFPFLGAQTSNDEDGFLYIPDGPGALIDFRERRAGTQNLYTERVYGDDWAYSNRNTLSDRNPITMPVFGIKSNKQAILGVITEGEEYANVVAAPSGSFSQFNWVAPEYQYRFKFFQPTDTKKQNGYLTYSKEITKSDHATRYYMIEEINEEISYVTLAERYRELLMKESGMKPLEDEQAKLRLQLHLLGGDTEDGFLWDSYLPLTTTKEAEDIVQELSALGVDKMDITYLGWQNDGYSKFGGDFPVPNKLGGNEGMKKFTDFAHSKGYTVYLDASSYTYNRGGKDGFRKNRDGLRDLASSVVELMNWDSRRKTFVSPKFMKGVIEGDLQEAKSLGIDGYLYGQGIGTFLNTDFNENYPTTREQSKEIQKQLFEKTKETFGSVNGERSNAYTLPYISHMDNMASNFSYDLFVDRVVPFAQIALHGLTTYSFEYANLSDDYANNFLKGIEYGAVPSFVVTNASSQELLKSLSLHEFYSTNYKDWLDEIVSQYQKYEEALGDVQNEFITGHREIVNGVFETTYSNGKQVIVNYNDKDVHVDNAVVKAKDYIVSKGGA